A genomic region of bacterium contains the following coding sequences:
- a CDS encoding methyltransferase domain-containing protein: MSFHWEMLSDSRRNDAYRAAILETAPGRVVYDVGAGVGPMSLYALQAGARRVYGIEADRDAYQQLRRLGRRFPQFVPIRGDAVRGPLPGEPPDVVVCEMWSSWLSDWPMVQALNRFRRYAPRCTVIPVRGHHVLQLGYADHGVGPELDFPPGTYAAIFGEPGAIEEMSLPVLAATTDFNRTIAPIDTTVSLTPLASGAVNTLRLWSYEEVRDGHPSPRAGTRGDVLIRWIRPVRVTRGRRVRVRIRHRWDVGFRVAVL; this comes from the coding sequence ATGAGCTTTCATTGGGAGATGCTGAGCGACAGCCGCCGGAACGACGCGTACCGCGCGGCCATCCTCGAGACCGCCCCCGGCCGCGTCGTCTACGACGTGGGCGCCGGCGTGGGCCCGATGTCGCTGTATGCCCTCCAGGCGGGGGCGCGGCGCGTCTACGGTATCGAAGCGGACCGGGACGCGTACCAGCAACTCCGGCGGCTCGGCCGCCGGTTTCCTCAGTTCGTGCCGATCCGGGGCGATGCCGTGCGGGGACCGCTCCCCGGGGAACCGCCGGACGTGGTGGTATGCGAGATGTGGTCGTCCTGGCTGAGCGACTGGCCCATGGTGCAGGCCCTCAACCGTTTCCGGCGGTACGCGCCGCGGTGCACGGTCATCCCGGTGCGGGGCCATCACGTCCTGCAACTCGGCTACGCCGATCATGGTGTCGGCCCGGAGCTCGACTTTCCGCCCGGGACGTACGCGGCGATCTTCGGGGAGCCCGGTGCGATCGAGGAGATGTCGTTGCCGGTGCTGGCCGCGACCACCGACTTCAACCGCACGATCGCGCCGATCGACACGACGGTGTCCCTCACACCCCTGGCGAGCGGGGCCGTCAACACCCTGCGGCTGTGGAGTTACGAAGAGGTGCGCGACGGCCATCCGTCCCCCCGTGCGGGAACACGCGGGGACGTGCTCATCCGCTGGATCCGGCCCGTGCGCGTGACGCGCGGGCGCCGGGTCCGGGTCCGCATCCGGCACCGCTGGGACGTCGGTTTTCGGGTGGCCGTGCTGTGA
- a CDS encoding SDR family NAD(P)-dependent oxidoreductase yields MDYASLFRLDGRVALVVGAASGIGQASARALAALGAHVVCADVDRGGAEATARLIVEAGSGASADQVDIARESDVVRLFSTVADRHTALDVCVVTPAVNARKPVLQYTSEDLDRVIGVNLKGTFYVLREAGRRMAERGRGSIIAFASIRAVQVEPGQSVYSATKAGIAQLCRTLAAELGPRGVRVNAVAPGVVDTPLTRQIAKDEAWHRAYAERNALGRWASPDEIAGPVAFLASDAASYITGSVLFVDAGWTAIDGRFTPPL; encoded by the coding sequence ATGGATTACGCGTCGCTGTTCCGGCTCGACGGCCGGGTGGCCCTCGTGGTGGGCGCCGCCTCCGGGATCGGGCAGGCCTCGGCGCGCGCGCTCGCGGCGCTCGGTGCCCACGTCGTGTGCGCGGACGTCGACCGGGGAGGTGCTGAAGCCACGGCGCGCCTCATCGTCGAGGCGGGGAGCGGGGCCAGCGCGGACCAGGTCGACATCGCGCGGGAATCGGACGTCGTGCGCCTGTTTTCGACCGTGGCGGACCGGCACACGGCCCTCGACGTCTGCGTCGTGACCCCTGCCGTGAACGCGCGCAAACCCGTGCTGCAGTACACGTCGGAGGATCTCGACCGGGTGATCGGCGTCAACTTGAAGGGGACCTTCTACGTCCTTCGCGAAGCCGGCCGGCGCATGGCGGAGCGCGGCCGCGGCAGCATCATCGCGTTTGCCTCCATTCGCGCCGTGCAGGTCGAACCGGGGCAAAGCGTCTACTCCGCGACGAAGGCCGGCATCGCGCAGCTCTGCCGGACGCTCGCCGCGGAGCTCGGGCCGCGCGGGGTGCGCGTGAACGCCGTGGCCCCCGGGGTCGTGGATACGCCGCTGACGCGGCAAATTGCGAAGGACGAGGCGTGGCACCGCGCCTACGCCGAGCGCAACGCGCTCGGCCGCTGGGCCTCCCCCGACGAGATCGCCGGGCCGGTGGCGTTTCTGGCCTCGGACGCGGCGAGCTACATCACCGGGTCCGTCCTGTTCGTCGACGCGGGATGGACCGCCATCGACGGGCGGTTCACCCCGCCCCTGTAG
- a CDS encoding aminotransferase class III-fold pyridoxal phosphate-dependent enzyme gives MAETRVLPTDLTAEYTQARPRSRALFERAGGVLPGGITHESRQFTPFLPYIARAEGARKWDVDGHEYIDYAMGHGALILGHAHPAIVEAVRRQVGLGTHYGANHEGELEWADRITRLVPGAEMVRFTSSGTEATLLALRVTRAASGRTKLVKFQGHFHGWHDAVSPGQAPPWDDVPAGVTPAAAADTLVLPPDLAVLDETLRHDRDVAAVIVEPSGASFGSVPMRLDFLRGLDEVTAAHDVFLIVDEVITGFRWSPGGVQQLAGIRGDLTTMAKIVAGGLPGGAVAGRRDLLELIALSGGPRRQLRHPGTFNANPVSAAAGVACLDIVRDATVQEGCDRTAAALRRDVNAVLARHGVCGIAYGDSSTFHLAFDERLRPGDPASIAALSPEDLKGQRQTAAYTALALAALIEGVHIFGSGGFLSIAHGEREIGQTVEALDRAVGRVIGTLPAV, from the coding sequence ATGGCCGAGACGAGAGTGCTGCCGACCGATCTCACCGCAGAATACACGCAGGCGAGGCCGCGGTCGCGCGCCCTCTTCGAGCGCGCCGGGGGCGTCCTCCCCGGCGGCATCACCCATGAGTCGAGGCAGTTCACTCCGTTCCTGCCCTACATCGCCCGCGCCGAAGGCGCCCGCAAGTGGGACGTCGACGGTCACGAGTACATCGACTACGCGATGGGCCACGGGGCCCTGATCCTGGGACACGCTCACCCGGCGATCGTCGAGGCGGTGCGCCGGCAGGTCGGACTCGGCACACACTACGGGGCCAACCACGAGGGCGAGCTCGAATGGGCGGACCGCATCACGCGCCTCGTGCCCGGCGCCGAGATGGTGCGGTTCACAAGTTCCGGCACCGAGGCGACGCTGCTGGCCCTCCGGGTGACGCGGGCCGCGAGCGGCCGGACGAAGCTCGTCAAGTTCCAGGGGCACTTCCACGGGTGGCACGACGCGGTCTCGCCCGGCCAGGCCCCGCCGTGGGACGACGTGCCGGCCGGGGTCACCCCCGCCGCGGCGGCGGACACGCTCGTGCTGCCGCCCGACCTCGCCGTGCTCGATGAAACGCTGCGGCACGATCGCGACGTCGCCGCCGTCATCGTCGAGCCGAGCGGCGCCTCGTTCGGATCGGTCCCGATGAGGCTCGATTTTCTGCGCGGCCTGGACGAGGTGACGGCCGCGCACGACGTCTTTCTCATCGTCGACGAGGTGATCACCGGCTTCCGGTGGTCGCCGGGGGGCGTCCAGCAACTGGCGGGGATTCGCGGGGACCTCACGACGATGGCCAAGATCGTCGCGGGGGGCCTGCCCGGCGGGGCGGTGGCCGGGCGGCGAGATCTGCTGGAGTTGATCGCGCTGTCCGGTGGGCCGCGGCGGCAGTTGCGTCATCCGGGCACATTCAACGCCAACCCGGTGTCCGCGGCCGCCGGCGTCGCGTGCCTCGACATCGTGCGCGACGCGACGGTACAGGAGGGTTGCGATCGCACGGCCGCGGCGTTGCGCCGCGACGTCAACGCCGTCCTTGCCCGCCACGGCGTGTGCGGGATCGCCTACGGCGATTCATCGACGTTCCATCTTGCCTTCGACGAACGTCTCCGGCCGGGCGATCCGGCGTCGATCGCCGCGCTCAGCCCCGAGGACCTCAAGGGCCAGCGCCAGACCGCGGCCTACACCGCGTTGGCCCTCGCAGCGTTGATCGAGGGCGTCCACATCTTCGGGAGCGGCGGCTTCCTCAGCATCGCCCACGGCGAGCGGGAGATCGGCCAAACCGTCGAGGCGCTCGATCGCGCGGTCGGTCGAGTTATCGGGACGCTGCCCGCCGTATAG
- a CDS encoding aldo/keto reductase — translation MRVLADGRRIPVLALGVWQVPNGPGCVRAVRWALDARYRHIDTAQIYGNEESVGRALRDSGVPREEVFLTTKFDPARKDPAAEAERSLRRLGVDYVDLYLVHWPQGGATRAWPGMERTRELGYARSIGVSNFGVHELEQVLAAATVAPVVDQVQFSPFEHRRALLDAAKDRRIAVEAYSPLGTGRHLRNDTVRRVASRAGRTPAQVLLRWCLQHGLIVLPKSTHRERIEENAQIFDFTLSDRDMAALDALDRAGGTDRALEDRWW, via the coding sequence GTGCGGGTGCTTGCCGACGGCAGGCGCATCCCCGTGCTCGCCCTCGGCGTCTGGCAGGTACCCAACGGGCCCGGGTGCGTCAGGGCCGTACGCTGGGCGTTAGACGCCCGATACCGACACATTGATACCGCTCAGATCTACGGCAACGAAGAAAGCGTCGGGCGGGCGCTGAGGGACAGCGGCGTGCCGCGCGAGGAAGTGTTCCTCACGACAAAGTTTGATCCGGCACGCAAGGACCCGGCTGCGGAGGCTGAGCGCAGCCTGAGACGGCTCGGCGTCGACTACGTCGACCTGTACCTCGTCCACTGGCCACAGGGTGGTGCAACCCGGGCGTGGCCGGGTATGGAGCGGACTCGTGAACTCGGCTACGCACGTTCGATCGGCGTTTCCAACTTTGGCGTTCACGAGTTGGAGCAGGTGCTGGCGGCGGCTACCGTAGCGCCGGTGGTCGACCAAGTGCAGTTCAGTCCGTTTGAGCACCGCCGCGCACTGCTCGACGCGGCGAAGGACCGCCGCATCGCGGTGGAGGCGTACAGCCCCCTCGGGACCGGCCGGCATCTCCGGAACGATACGGTTCGGCGGGTCGCATCGCGAGCCGGCCGCACACCGGCTCAGGTGTTGCTTCGCTGGTGCCTGCAGCACGGCCTTATCGTGCTCCCCAAGTCCACGCATCGCGAGCGCATCGAAGAGAACGCCCAGATCTTCGACTTCACGCTCTCGGACCGAGACATGGCGGCGCTGGACGCGCTCGACCGGGCGGGCGGCACCGACCGGGCCCTCGAAGACAGGTGGTGGTGA
- a CDS encoding dienelactone hydrolase family protein — protein MTDLGRYILEEWAEDYREGRLGRREFLRRVVIFGGGAPRGASVLAALGIVASAEEVAAAAGAPAPPAVVAAAPAVAPDDPTLETRMVSFPGTPPGPRTVIGYLAQPKGASHAPGVVVIHENRGLVGHIQDVARRLAKTGYVALAPDLMSGAGGTDKVADPAEIAATLGQIPPEQLVAMPAAGLRYLQSLPSARADRIGAVGFCFGGGVTWRLATAVPDLRAAVPFYGINPPLKDVSNIRAAVLALYGALDARVDAGIPAIRGAMDAAKVVYEIVVEPGAGHAFFNDTAPSYHAEAAQDAWTRLQVWFGRYLRSA, from the coding sequence ATGACCGACTTGGGGCGTTACATCCTCGAGGAGTGGGCGGAAGATTACCGTGAAGGCCGCCTGGGACGGCGAGAATTCCTGCGCCGGGTCGTGATCTTCGGCGGCGGCGCGCCGCGGGGGGCGAGCGTGCTCGCCGCGCTCGGGATCGTGGCTTCAGCCGAAGAGGTCGCGGCCGCCGCCGGCGCGCCCGCGCCTCCGGCCGTCGTGGCCGCGGCACCCGCGGTGGCGCCGGACGATCCGACGCTCGAGACCCGAATGGTCTCGTTTCCCGGCACGCCGCCGGGCCCGCGGACGGTGATCGGGTACCTCGCGCAGCCCAAGGGCGCGTCGCACGCGCCGGGCGTGGTCGTGATCCATGAGAACCGCGGCCTCGTCGGTCACATCCAGGACGTCGCGCGCCGCCTTGCCAAGACCGGGTACGTCGCCCTGGCGCCCGATCTCATGTCCGGCGCCGGCGGCACGGACAAGGTCGCCGATCCGGCCGAGATCGCGGCGACGCTTGGCCAGATCCCGCCCGAGCAACTGGTGGCGATGCCGGCGGCCGGGCTGCGCTATCTGCAGTCGCTCCCGTCCGCCCGCGCCGACCGGATCGGCGCCGTAGGGTTCTGTTTCGGGGGCGGGGTGACGTGGCGCCTGGCGACCGCGGTGCCCGACCTCCGAGCCGCGGTCCCATTTTACGGCATCAATCCGCCGCTCAAAGACGTGTCGAACATCCGCGCCGCGGTACTCGCCCTGTACGGCGCACTCGACGCGCGGGTCGACGCGGGCATTCCGGCAATCCGCGGCGCGATGGACGCCGCCAAGGTGGTGTACGAGATCGTCGTCGAGCCCGGCGCCGGTCACGCGTTCTTCAACGACACGGCGCCGAGCTATCACGCCGAGGCCGCGCAGGACGCCTGGACGCGGTTGCAGGTTTGGTTCGGACGGTATCTGCGGAGCGCCTGA
- a CDS encoding ABC transporter substrate-binding protein — translation MHRSAFTTVVIAAALAVTITTSGAVAQAPAAVRVGTLKLVGGAPLFWGVERGYFRQEGLQVQFTYFGAAAPVATATVTGDIDVGATGITGTLFNLAAGGGKIYLVADRGQERPGYPLNAVVVTKATYTSGVRSLRDLRGKRIGITTLGSTFHYQIAKLLERESMTLQDVQLVPLREVSLVAEALRTGQIAAALLSPPWGAAAEQDGWGKILFYVGDRLVNQVTGVFYGRRLTQDHALGVRFMRAYVRATRDYFDACLRRPPRGSCASIVAVTARAIDQTEPAVAKSLPYIDRDARLYLLDLERQEAWYVANGMATRYVPLNQFVDTGFVTEAVRSLGP, via the coding sequence GTGCATCGCTCGGCTTTCACGACCGTCGTGATCGCCGCCGCCCTCGCCGTGACGATTACCACGTCCGGCGCCGTGGCGCAGGCGCCCGCGGCGGTCCGCGTCGGGACCTTGAAACTGGTCGGGGGCGCCCCGCTCTTTTGGGGCGTCGAGAGGGGGTACTTTCGTCAGGAGGGCCTTCAGGTCCAGTTCACGTACTTCGGCGCCGCCGCTCCGGTCGCCACGGCCACGGTCACCGGCGACATCGACGTCGGTGCGACGGGGATTACCGGGACGCTGTTCAACCTGGCCGCGGGCGGCGGGAAGATCTACCTCGTCGCGGACCGGGGCCAGGAGCGTCCGGGCTACCCCCTCAACGCCGTCGTGGTCACCAAGGCGACGTATACGTCCGGCGTCCGGTCGCTGCGGGATTTGCGCGGCAAACGGATCGGCATCACCACGCTCGGATCGACCTTCCACTACCAGATCGCGAAACTCCTGGAGCGGGAATCGATGACGCTCCAAGACGTGCAGTTGGTGCCGCTGCGGGAGGTGAGCCTCGTCGCCGAGGCGCTGCGCACCGGCCAGATCGCCGCCGCGCTGCTCTCGCCGCCGTGGGGCGCGGCCGCTGAGCAGGACGGCTGGGGCAAGATCCTCTTCTACGTCGGCGACCGGCTCGTCAACCAGGTTACGGGTGTGTTCTACGGCCGGCGGCTCACCCAGGATCACGCCCTGGGCGTGCGGTTCATGCGCGCATACGTCCGCGCGACGCGCGACTATTTCGACGCGTGCCTTCGCCGGCCGCCGCGGGGGTCGTGCGCGTCGATCGTCGCCGTCACGGCCCGCGCCATCGACCAGACGGAACCGGCCGTCGCCAAGTCGCTGCCGTACATCGACCGTGACGCCCGTCTCTACCTCCTCGATCTCGAGCGGCAGGAGGCGTGGTACGTCGCCAACGGCATGGCGACCCGGTACGTGCCGCTCAACCAGTTCGTGGACACCGGTTTCGTCACCGAAGCCGTTCGATCGCTGGGGCCGTAG
- a CDS encoding ABC transporter ATP-binding protein, with amino-acid sequence MEIRFEQTTKRYARRDGSAIDALAGVDLTVGSGEFLAIIGPSGCGKSTLLLLAAGLLPLSAGRIVFDGERADRPLTALVFQEFALFEWRTVLHNVAFGLEVRRVPAAERDRRAREYVRLVGLDGFETRYPSELSGGMRQRVGIARALCVDPAVLLMDEPLSALDAQTRQLMQDEILAIWERTRKTVLYVTHNIQEAVYLADRIAVLSRRPGRVRAVLPVPFERPRRETILADAAFGRFTHEVWSMIRDEARTAMQEAD; translated from the coding sequence GTGGAGATCCGGTTCGAGCAGACCACGAAGCGGTACGCGCGCCGGGACGGAAGCGCGATCGACGCCCTCGCCGGCGTCGACCTGACCGTCGGCAGCGGGGAATTTCTCGCGATCATCGGCCCGAGCGGGTGCGGAAAGTCCACGCTGCTGCTGCTGGCCGCCGGACTCCTTCCGCTGTCTGCCGGGCGCATCGTGTTCGACGGCGAGCGCGCGGACCGGCCCCTGACCGCGCTCGTCTTCCAGGAATTCGCCCTCTTCGAATGGCGCACGGTGCTCCACAACGTCGCGTTCGGCCTGGAGGTGCGGCGGGTCCCCGCCGCGGAGCGCGACCGGCGCGCGCGCGAGTACGTCCGCCTGGTCGGCCTCGACGGGTTCGAGACCCGGTATCCGTCCGAGTTGTCGGGCGGTATGCGGCAGCGCGTCGGCATCGCCCGCGCCCTGTGCGTCGATCCGGCGGTGCTGTTGATGGACGAGCCGCTGTCCGCGCTCGACGCGCAGACGCGGCAGCTGATGCAGGACGAAATCCTGGCCATCTGGGAGCGCACGCGTAAGACGGTGCTGTACGTCACGCACAACATCCAGGAGGCGGTCTACCTGGCGGACCGGATCGCCGTGCTGTCCCGGCGGCCCGGCCGGGTGCGCGCCGTCCTGCCGGTCCCGTTCGAACGCCCGCGGCGCGAAACCATCCTCGCCGACGCCGCCTTCGGCCGCTTCACGCACGAGGTCTGGTCGATGATCCGCGATGAGGCCCGGACGGCGATGCAGGAGGCGGACTGA
- a CDS encoding ABC transporter permease: MAAPSRPDAAPVIGEAALPPAGRPGGSREVITLEARPVASRGGRGHRVLRIGSIVGLLAAWEALARSHAVPAVFLPSPEAVAGELAHLASTGDLWRSLGASLGRIAAGFALGSAAGLIVGVLAGVSRPAEAVADPLIAAIYPIPKIALLPLLILWLGIGEAPKIAVIAVGAFFPVAIGTMSAIRDVDPLLVRAARSLGAGRLHIITKVQLPASVPMVFASLRLAAGMSLLLVVSAEMIAATAGIGYLILYAGDLMQTARLLAGIAVLSVLGLLSTSGLAALERRLFRGRARS, encoded by the coding sequence GTGGCCGCGCCCTCGCGACCCGACGCCGCGCCGGTCATCGGTGAGGCCGCTCTGCCGCCGGCCGGGCGCCCCGGCGGTTCCCGCGAAGTCATCACGCTCGAGGCCCGGCCGGTTGCGTCTCGGGGCGGGCGCGGGCACCGGGTGTTGCGGATCGGGTCGATTGTGGGCCTGCTCGCCGCATGGGAGGCGCTGGCCCGATCACACGCGGTCCCCGCGGTGTTTCTGCCGTCGCCGGAGGCCGTTGCCGGCGAGCTCGCCCATCTGGCCTCCACGGGCGACCTGTGGCGGAGTCTCGGCGCGAGCCTGGGCCGGATCGCCGCCGGGTTCGCGCTCGGGAGCGCCGCCGGCCTGATCGTGGGGGTGTTGGCGGGCGTCTCGCGGCCGGCAGAGGCGGTGGCCGACCCGCTCATCGCCGCCATCTACCCGATTCCGAAAATCGCCCTGCTGCCGCTCCTCATCCTGTGGCTGGGCATCGGCGAAGCGCCGAAAATCGCCGTCATCGCCGTGGGCGCGTTCTTTCCCGTCGCCATCGGGACGATGAGTGCCATTCGCGACGTCGATCCGCTGCTCGTCCGGGCGGCGCGGAGTCTCGGCGCCGGCCGCCTGCACATCATCACGAAAGTGCAGCTGCCGGCGTCCGTCCCGATGGTCTTCGCGAGCCTGCGCCTCGCCGCCGGGATGTCTCTGCTGCTGGTCGTCTCCGCCGAGATGATCGCCGCGACCGCCGGCATCGGTTACCTCATTCTCTATGCTGGCGATCTGATGCAGACGGCGCGCCTGCTTGCGGGAATCGCCGTCCTGTCCGTCCTCGGCCTGCTCTCCACGAGCGGCCTCGCGGCGCTCGAGCGGCGGCTGTTTCGGGGCCGAGCGCGGAGTTAG
- the amrB gene encoding AmmeMemoRadiSam system protein B, translating into MTGARGASPVPLPRLRALDLVAAEWDGRRVVCARDYEGLLDGPVVVPLPIMLVALLLDGRRDARAVRAEYARASGGAMLPPADLDRIVRDLDAHGLLDSPALAERRRAAVDAYRAAPHRAMAHAGTGYPAEPDACAAVLEGYLAAGGGNGTAPRRPARPRGILAPHIDFARGGALYGRAYTALAHLPAGVCVVVVGVAHAAPRAPYVLTGKGYETPFGVVNVDRALLDAIVERSPFDPLAEESVHRGEHSVEFQVLWLAHMLRGRRFTVLPVLTGLLDGDGPGGTPAGVPAVEAFITALRTAIAGIGRPVCIVGGVDLSHVGPRFGDSERLGPELARRAHDADLAALRHVEGGDAEGWWRTVAGGGNACHVCGLGAIYTVLRLLSPVRGRVLGYDQGADPAGGLVGFPAVVFE; encoded by the coding sequence ATGACCGGGGCCCGCGGCGCCTCCCCGGTGCCGCTTCCGAGGCTTCGCGCGCTGGACCTCGTCGCGGCGGAGTGGGACGGCCGGCGCGTCGTCTGCGCGCGGGACTACGAAGGTCTCCTCGACGGACCGGTCGTCGTGCCGCTGCCGATCATGTTGGTCGCGCTCCTCCTGGACGGCCGGCGCGACGCCCGGGCGGTGCGGGCGGAGTATGCGCGTGCGAGCGGCGGAGCCATGCTGCCGCCGGCCGACCTCGACCGCATCGTGCGCGACCTCGACGCCCACGGCCTGCTCGACAGTCCCGCGCTCGCCGAGCGCCGCCGCGCGGCGGTGGACGCGTACCGGGCGGCGCCGCACCGCGCGATGGCCCACGCGGGCACGGGCTATCCTGCCGAGCCGGACGCGTGTGCCGCGGTGCTGGAGGGTTACCTTGCCGCGGGCGGGGGGAACGGGACTGCTCCCCGCAGGCCGGCGCGCCCGCGCGGGATTCTGGCGCCGCACATCGACTTTGCGCGGGGCGGCGCGCTGTACGGCCGCGCGTACACGGCGCTTGCGCATCTCCCGGCCGGCGTCTGCGTCGTGGTGGTCGGCGTTGCGCACGCCGCGCCGCGCGCACCGTACGTGCTCACGGGGAAGGGATACGAGACGCCGTTCGGCGTGGTGAACGTCGACCGCGCGCTGCTCGACGCGATCGTGGAGCGCTCACCGTTCGATCCGCTGGCCGAGGAGAGCGTGCATCGCGGCGAGCACTCCGTCGAGTTTCAGGTCCTCTGGCTCGCGCACATGTTGCGCGGCCGGCGGTTTACCGTGCTGCCGGTGTTGACGGGATTGCTGGACGGCGACGGCCCCGGCGGGACGCCGGCCGGCGTGCCCGCGGTTGAGGCTTTCATCACCGCACTGCGGACGGCGATTGCCGGTATCGGCCGGCCGGTCTGCATCGTCGGCGGCGTCGATCTGAGCCACGTGGGTCCCCGCTTCGGCGATTCGGAGCGGCTCGGCCCGGAGCTGGCCCGGCGCGCGCATGACGCCGACCTCGCCGCGCTGCGGCACGTCGAAGGAGGCGACGCGGAGGGGTGGTGGCGGACCGTGGCCGGCGGGGGAAACGCGTGCCACGTCTGCGGGCTTGGCGCCATCTACACGGTGCTGCGGCTGCTCTCCCCGGTGCGGGGCCGCGTGTTGGGATACGATCAAGGGGCCGACCCGGCGGGCGGCCTTGTGGGGTTCCCCGCGGTCGTCTTCGAGTAG
- a CDS encoding SDR family oxidoreductase, whose amino-acid sequence MGGRLTGRVALVTGGGTGIGRATSIALAAEGAAVAINYTRSRGDADETASEIVSRGGRAITVAADIADESAVESMVRRVAGELGRLDVLVNNAGTTRFVDHKDLEALTAEIWDRILAVNVKGTFFCIRAAARAMTDGGRIINIGSVAGVRGNGSSIAYAASKAAIHTMTLSLARALAPSITVNAIAPGLIETRWQHGHEAENAARAARFPARRIGRPEDIAQVALALATADNFLTGQVIVVDGGAGL is encoded by the coding sequence ATGGGGGGACGGCTCACCGGACGGGTCGCACTGGTCACCGGCGGAGGCACGGGCATCGGCCGTGCGACGTCGATCGCGCTTGCCGCCGAAGGCGCCGCGGTCGCGATCAACTACACCCGCTCGCGCGGCGACGCGGACGAGACGGCGTCGGAGATCGTCTCGCGGGGCGGCCGCGCCATCACGGTCGCCGCCGACATCGCGGACGAGTCCGCCGTCGAGTCGATGGTGCGCCGCGTCGCCGGCGAGCTCGGCCGGCTCGACGTGCTCGTCAACAACGCCGGCACGACGCGGTTCGTCGACCACAAGGATCTCGAGGCCTTGACGGCTGAGATCTGGGACCGCATTCTCGCCGTGAACGTGAAAGGCACGTTCTTTTGCATCCGCGCCGCCGCGCGCGCCATGACGGACGGCGGCCGGATCATCAACATCGGGTCGGTCGCCGGTGTCCGAGGCAACGGCAGTTCGATCGCCTACGCCGCGAGCAAAGCCGCGATCCACACGATGACGCTCTCGCTGGCCCGCGCGCTCGCGCCCTCGATCACGGTGAACGCCATCGCGCCCGGACTCATCGAGACCCGCTGGCAGCACGGACACGAAGCGGAGAACGCCGCGCGCGCCGCGCGGTTCCCCGCCCGGCGCATCGGCCGGCCGGAGGACATCGCGCAGGTGGCCCTGGCACTCGCGACCGCGGATAACTTCCTGACCGGCCAAGTCATCGTCGTCGACGGCGGCGCGGGGCTCTAG
- the lexA gene encoding transcriptional repressor LexA: MGRVLTKRQREILEYLLDTMQRKGYPPSVREIGTALGLTSSSTVHSHLAALEKKGYIRRDPSKPRAIEILKDGASQPPKRVVNVPVVGRIAAGAPLLADENIEDVFPLPRDFVREDGAFMLRVRGESMIDAGIYDGDYVVIRPQATAANGEIVAALIGDEATVKRFYKERDHIRLQPENSTMSPILTRDVTIIGKAVALIRRLA; encoded by the coding sequence GTGGGCCGAGTATTGACGAAACGCCAACGCGAGATTCTCGAATACCTGCTGGACACTATGCAGCGCAAGGGCTACCCGCCGTCCGTCCGCGAGATCGGCACGGCCCTCGGCCTCACCAGCAGCTCGACCGTGCACAGCCACCTCGCCGCGCTGGAAAAAAAGGGCTACATCCGCCGCGATCCGAGCAAGCCTCGGGCGATCGAAATCCTGAAGGACGGCGCCAGCCAGCCGCCCAAGCGCGTCGTCAACGTACCGGTGGTCGGCCGGATCGCGGCCGGCGCGCCGCTCCTGGCCGATGAGAATATCGAGGATGTGTTCCCGCTGCCCCGCGACTTCGTCCGTGAAGACGGGGCGTTCATGCTTCGCGTGCGCGGGGAGAGCATGATCGACGCCGGGATTTACGACGGCGACTACGTGGTCATCCGCCCGCAGGCGACCGCCGCGAACGGCGAAATCGTGGCGGCGCTCATCGGCGACGAGGCGACGGTCAAGCGGTTCTACAAGGAACGCGACCACATCCGCCTGCAGCCCGAGAACAGCACGATGTCGCCCATTCTCACGCGTGACGTCACGATCATCGGCAAGGCGGTGGCGCTCATCCGCCGGCTGGCGTAG